In the Thermococcus sp. MAR1 genome, one interval contains:
- a CDS encoding DUF92 domain-containing protein: MLERAVVDIAVVAGLGFGSYRFKALDAKGAVAAAFLGLSVIELGGVYPFAALLTFVVLGVLSTKYKFREKAKLGAAQSRGGIRSWGNVLGNGLAALIFLAFEYFSQMDVFWAASFAAIATANGDTLASELGKVFGRNPKLITTLRPAKPGTNGAVSWMGELFGLLGAFVISMFALPLTTEKVTMLLAVTLGGLVGVNLDSLIGATLENEGITNNNSTNFLASLLGGFVGAGLFYLLA; encoded by the coding sequence ATGCTTGAGAGAGCGGTAGTGGACATTGCAGTGGTTGCAGGGCTCGGCTTTGGTTCCTACAGGTTCAAGGCACTCGACGCCAAAGGGGCCGTTGCAGCGGCATTCCTTGGGCTCTCCGTTATCGAGCTGGGGGGAGTGTACCCATTCGCCGCACTTCTCACCTTCGTGGTTCTCGGCGTTCTGTCCACCAAGTACAAATTCAGGGAAAAGGCCAAGCTTGGTGCCGCCCAGAGCAGAGGTGGAATAAGAAGCTGGGGAAACGTTCTGGGCAATGGACTGGCAGCCCTCATCTTCCTTGCCTTTGAGTACTTCTCCCAGATGGACGTCTTCTGGGCGGCGAGCTTTGCGGCCATAGCTACCGCCAACGGGGATACCCTGGCGAGTGAACTTGGCAAGGTTTTTGGAAGGAACCCCAAACTAATCACGACGCTCAGGCCAGCTAAACCCGGCACCAACGGAGCAGTCTCGTGGATGGGTGAACTCTTTGGTCTGCTCGGGGCGTTTGTAATATCCATGTTCGCACTCCCGCTGACCACCGAAAAGGTTACGATGCTCCTTGCGGTCACACTGGGGGGACTGGTCGGTGTCAACCTGGACAGCCTCATCGGAGCGACCCTTGAGAACGAGGGGATAACCAACAACAACTCGACGAACTTTCTAGCTT
- a CDS encoding Lrp/AsnC family transcriptional regulator, whose amino-acid sequence MADKINGIDIKILKLLAKNARLTYKELAEILGTTRQRISRRMDRLERNGIIKKYTVIPNYDALGYVHVILGITVKPSVNIDEVIPALIEDENVKIVERALGSHNLVVHIIGPKDMKELEKIINEVSKKIPGIDKLDITFVTETVKFEVL is encoded by the coding sequence ATGGCTGATAAAATAAACGGAATAGACATAAAGATTTTGAAGCTCCTCGCCAAGAACGCCCGCCTTACCTATAAGGAGCTTGCCGAAATTCTGGGCACCACTAGGCAGAGGATATCCCGCAGGATGGACCGTCTGGAGAGAAACGGCATCATAAAGAAGTACACCGTGATACCCAACTACGACGCCCTCGGTTACGTTCATGTGATCCTCGGGATAACAGTTAAGCCCTCGGTCAATATCGATGAGGTTATCCCCGCCCTTATCGAGGACGAGAATGTCAAGATCGTTGAACGCGCCCTTGGTTCTCACAACCTGGTGGTACACATCATCGGCCCCAAGGACATGAAGGAGCTCGAGAAGATAATAAACGAGGTCTCCAAGAAGATACCGGGTATTGACAAACTCGACATAACCTTCGTGACCGAGACCGTTAAGTTCGAGGTTCTTTAA
- a CDS encoding MazG nucleotide pyrophosphohydrolase domain-containing protein, whose translation MNDLQREVDRIVMEFGGYWEPFEMLAALMEEIGELADELLKMEGVKGSGNKKRLKEELGDVAFALSCIANYYDVDLMDALRETIEKYRERDSGRWSNL comes from the coding sequence ATGAACGACCTCCAGCGGGAAGTTGACAGAATCGTCATGGAGTTCGGTGGCTACTGGGAGCCGTTTGAGATGCTCGCTGCCCTGATGGAGGAAATCGGAGAACTTGCAGACGAGTTGCTAAAGATGGAAGGCGTTAAAGGCTCAGGAAACAAGAAGCGCTTGAAGGAAGAGCTCGGCGACGTTGCCTTTGCCCTCTCCTGCATCGCCAACTACTATGATGTGGACCTCATGGACGCTCTCAGGGAGACCATAGAGAAGTACAGGGAACGGGACAGCGGGCGCTGGAGCAACCTATGA
- a CDS encoding helix-turn-helix transcriptional regulator: MKIKDLLDGLNEKQKRTVLQCAETCGIPDLDREVDLQVESDAIKFLKAISNPLRLRILKLLRDNWLCVCLISRILDQDQTLISHHLRTLKGLGLIEERKEGKMHFYRTNTETLKKYLDMVSIELV; this comes from the coding sequence ATGAAGATTAAGGACCTTTTGGACGGGTTGAATGAGAAGCAGAAGAGAACAGTCCTACAGTGTGCAGAAACATGTGGAATCCCGGACCTGGACAGGGAAGTTGATCTCCAGGTGGAAAGCGACGCGATAAAGTTCCTAAAGGCCATTTCAAATCCACTCCGTCTCAGAATACTCAAGCTCCTGAGGGACAACTGGCTGTGCGTGTGTCTAATCTCAAGGATACTCGACCAGGATCAGACCCTAATAAGCCACCACCTGCGCACGCTCAAGGGTCTCGGACTGATCGAAGAAAGGAAGGAGGGCAAGATGCACTTCTACAGAACCAACACAGAGACCCTTAAGAAGTACCTCGACATGGTCAGTATTGAGCTGGTCTGA
- a CDS encoding Mov34/MPN/PAD-1 family protein, with amino-acid sequence MEAVRIRRELLEYLLGLARDFYPNEFAGFLREKNGVFEEVLIAPNPHFGSSSAFFDTWMLPYDESIKGTVHSHPGPSARPSEADLHFFSKFGGVHLIIAYPFLEDSVRAYRSDGSRLRIKVVE; translated from the coding sequence ATGGAAGCGGTAAGGATCAGACGCGAACTCCTGGAGTACCTTCTGGGGCTGGCACGCGACTTTTATCCCAACGAATTCGCGGGCTTTCTGCGGGAGAAGAATGGGGTATTTGAAGAAGTTTTGATAGCCCCAAATCCCCACTTCGGAAGCAGTTCCGCGTTTTTTGACACATGGATGCTACCCTACGATGAGAGCATAAAGGGAACCGTTCACTCACATCCGGGGCCGAGCGCCAGGCCCTCCGAGGCAGACCTCCACTTCTTCTCGAAGTTCGGGGGCGTTCACCTGATAATCGCCTACCCGTTCCTAGAGGACAGCGTGAGGGCTTACCGCAGCGACGGGAGCAGACTGAGGATTAAGGTTGTAGAATAA
- a CDS encoding RidA family protein: MRKGTVLTERAPKPIGPYSQGIIAEGKFLFVSGQIPINPETGKLVTGDIEEQAEQALKNLLAVVEAAGGSAENVVKVTVYIRNMGNYARFNEVYNRYFSKSKPARAVVEVSNLPKGVDIEIEAIAVL; the protein is encoded by the coding sequence ATGAGGAAGGGGACGGTTCTCACCGAAAGAGCCCCGAAGCCGATAGGGCCGTACAGCCAGGGAATAATCGCGGAGGGAAAGTTTCTCTTCGTCTCGGGGCAGATACCGATAAACCCCGAAACCGGGAAGCTCGTAACCGGTGACATTGAGGAACAGGCGGAACAGGCACTCAAAAATCTCTTGGCGGTCGTCGAGGCTGCCGGCGGAAGCGCCGAGAACGTGGTGAAGGTGACGGTGTACATCAGGAACATGGGCAACTACGCCAGGTTTAACGAGGTTTACAACCGCTACTTCTCCAAGTCAAAGCCAGCCAGAGCGGTTGTTGAAGTTTCAAACCTTCCGAAAGGTGTGGACATTGAGATAGAGGCCATAGCGGTCCTTTGA
- a CDS encoding DUF2666 family protein — MKVEDQIVFTAHHGSWKVADRLIDMEDEKVAHFLASISNTVNAKIPEYLTEVMNVAGIASLAEEIGKKDLSNAIIALKSPGTARKLGALVFEEDKKLRKHLVDVAKAILVREVLSKKVPVEYPEGPLNEVRIVFPYNEDHVNFTAFHLSAEHGKWRAVRRLIIDDKTPMADVARLLASINESITLKLPVYAGIDLKGIEAWFGEFKKVKKAEIPAVVEKYRHFPAENYAPGPFQGHAKVYALRKALEKIGLSLDVPAKSLEKYLEKK, encoded by the coding sequence ATGAAGGTTGAGGATCAGATTGTGTTCACGGCGCATCACGGGAGCTGGAAGGTGGCCGACAGGCTGATCGACATGGAGGACGAGAAGGTGGCCCACTTTCTGGCCAGCATTTCCAACACGGTCAACGCCAAGATACCCGAGTACCTGACCGAGGTCATGAACGTGGCTGGAATAGCCAGCCTCGCGGAGGAAATCGGAAAGAAGGATCTGAGCAATGCCATCATTGCCCTCAAGTCGCCTGGAACGGCAAGGAAGCTCGGTGCCCTCGTCTTTGAAGAAGACAAGAAGCTCAGAAAGCACCTCGTTGACGTGGCCAAGGCCATCCTCGTGAGGGAAGTGCTCTCGAAGAAAGTCCCCGTGGAGTATCCTGAAGGGCCCCTAAATGAGGTCAGGATAGTCTTCCCGTACAACGAGGACCATGTGAACTTCACGGCGTTTCATCTCAGCGCGGAGCACGGCAAGTGGAGGGCCGTTAGAAGGCTCATAATCGATGACAAAACACCGATGGCCGATGTCGCGCGGCTTTTGGCGAGCATAAACGAGAGCATCACGCTCAAGCTCCCGGTCTACGCGGGCATCGACCTCAAAGGCATAGAGGCCTGGTTCGGTGAGTTCAAGAAGGTTAAGAAGGCCGAAATCCCGGCCGTTGTGGAGAAATATAGGCACTTTCCGGCCGAGAACTACGCCCCCGGCCCGTTCCAGGGGCATGCAAAAGTCTACGCTCTGAGAAAGGCCCTTGAAAAGATAGGCCTCTCCCTGGACGTCCCGGCTAAGAGCCTTGAGAAGTACCTGGAGAAGAAGTGA
- the lonB gene encoding ATP-dependent protease LonB — protein MGEDEKVNRESLAPREYGESLELGMEFNTTEEVKVPEKLIDQVIGQEHAVEVIRTAATQKRHVLLIGEPGTGKSMLGQAMAELLPTENLEDILVFPNPEDENMPKIKTVPACQGRRIVEKYREKAKGQESIKSYILLFVMFTVMLALFIDFSATTLLMGLFVVILTIMALSNMRLKGSVLVPKLLVDNCGRNKAPFIDATGAHAGALLGDVRHDPFQSGGLGTPAHERVEPGMIHRAHRGVLFIDEVATLSLKMQQNLLTAMQEKKFPITGQSEMSSGAMVRTEPVPCDFVLVAAGNLDTVDKMHPALRSRIRGYGYEVYMRTTMPDTIENRRKLIQFVAQEVIRDGKIPHFTRDAVEEIVREAQKRAGRKGHLTLRLRDLGGIVRAAGDIAVKKGKKYVEREDVLEAIRMAKPLEKQLADWYIERKKEYQVIKTEGSEIGRVNGLAVIGEQSGIVLPIEAVVAPAASKEEGKIIVTGKLGEIAKEAVQNVSAIIKRYKGEDISRYDIHVQFLQTYEGVEGDSASISVATAVISALEEIPIRQDVAMTGSLSVRGEVLPIGGATPKIEAAIEAGIKTVIIPKSNEKDVFLSKDKAEKVQIFPVETIDEVLEIALEESEKKRELLRRIREALPLSL, from the coding sequence ATGGGGGAAGACGAGAAGGTCAATAGGGAATCCCTGGCCCCCAGGGAATATGGAGAGAGCCTTGAGCTGGGCATGGAGTTTAACACTACCGAGGAGGTTAAAGTCCCGGAGAAGCTCATCGACCAAGTCATAGGGCAGGAGCACGCTGTCGAAGTGATCAGGACAGCGGCCACCCAGAAGAGGCACGTTCTTTTAATAGGTGAACCCGGAACCGGCAAGTCGATGCTCGGTCAGGCAATGGCGGAGCTGCTGCCCACGGAAAACCTAGAAGACATACTCGTCTTTCCAAACCCCGAAGACGAGAACATGCCCAAGATAAAGACAGTCCCCGCCTGTCAAGGACGGAGGATAGTTGAGAAGTACCGCGAGAAGGCCAAGGGGCAGGAGAGTATAAAATCCTACATCCTTCTGTTTGTCATGTTCACCGTCATGCTTGCCCTGTTTATAGATTTCAGTGCGACCACGCTCCTTATGGGTCTCTTCGTTGTAATACTCACCATAATGGCACTCTCGAACATGCGCCTCAAGGGCTCAGTCCTCGTTCCCAAGCTACTCGTTGACAACTGCGGAAGGAACAAGGCACCTTTCATAGACGCGACCGGCGCCCACGCCGGAGCACTCCTCGGTGACGTGCGCCACGACCCGTTCCAGAGCGGTGGCCTCGGAACGCCCGCCCACGAGCGCGTTGAGCCGGGAATGATACACCGCGCCCACAGGGGCGTCCTGTTCATAGACGAGGTAGCGACGCTGAGCCTCAAGATGCAGCAGAACCTCCTCACGGCGATGCAGGAGAAGAAGTTCCCGATAACTGGCCAGAGCGAGATGTCGAGCGGTGCCATGGTCAGGACTGAGCCGGTCCCGTGCGACTTCGTCCTCGTCGCGGCGGGAAACCTTGACACGGTTGACAAGATGCACCCGGCCCTGCGCTCTCGTATCCGGGGCTACGGTTACGAGGTTTACATGCGCACCACGATGCCGGACACCATAGAGAACAGGCGCAAGCTCATCCAGTTCGTTGCCCAGGAGGTCATACGCGACGGCAAGATACCTCACTTCACGCGCGACGCCGTTGAGGAAATAGTCAGGGAAGCGCAGAAGCGCGCCGGCAGAAAGGGACACCTTACCCTCCGGCTACGTGACCTTGGTGGTATCGTGAGGGCCGCTGGAGACATAGCGGTCAAGAAGGGCAAGAAGTACGTGGAGCGCGAGGACGTCCTTGAAGCGATAAGGATGGCTAAACCCCTTGAAAAGCAACTCGCCGACTGGTACATAGAGCGCAAGAAGGAGTACCAGGTCATCAAGACAGAGGGAAGTGAGATAGGCCGTGTCAACGGATTGGCGGTAATCGGTGAACAGAGCGGTATCGTCCTGCCCATAGAGGCCGTCGTCGCCCCCGCCGCCAGCAAGGAGGAGGGTAAGATTATAGTCACCGGAAAGCTCGGAGAGATAGCCAAGGAAGCCGTCCAGAACGTCTCGGCAATAATCAAGCGCTATAAGGGTGAAGACATAAGCCGCTACGACATCCACGTCCAGTTCCTCCAAACCTACGAGGGCGTTGAAGGTGATTCGGCCAGTATAAGCGTCGCGACGGCTGTCATCTCCGCCCTTGAGGAGATACCAATAAGGCAGGACGTTGCCATGACCGGCTCGCTCAGCGTTCGCGGCGAGGTGCTCCCGATAGGCGGGGCCACTCCGAAGATAGAAGCTGCCATAGAGGCGGGCATAAAGACGGTCATAATCCCCAAGAGCAACGAGAAGGACGTCTTCCTCAGCAAGGACAAGGCGGAAAAGGTGCAGATATTCCCAGTCGAGACCATTGATGAGGTGCTTGAGATAGCCCTCGAGGAGAGCGAGAAGAAGAGGGAGCTTCTCAGACGCATAAGGGAAGCCCTCCCGCTTTCCCTATGA
- the sufC gene encoding Fe-S cluster assembly ATPase SufC codes for MLKVENLHVGVENKDILRGVNLSINEGEFHVVMGPNGSGKSTLALTVAGHPRYEIKTGRITFDGEDITELGPDERAKRGILLAFQVPPEVEGVKIIDFLQQVLVELKGIDPVEAYDLVVEKGKELWFSEKDLHRYLNVGFSGGERKRLELLQAVLIGPKLLILDEPDSGVDVDSLSVISRKIEELHKNGTAILLITHYGRILEHIDKENIKVHVMKDGRIVKTGSGELVERIDREGFGGIFEEVGE; via the coding sequence ATGCTCAAAGTTGAGAACCTTCACGTAGGTGTTGAGAATAAGGACATCCTGAGGGGTGTAAACCTGAGCATTAACGAGGGAGAGTTCCACGTCGTCATGGGACCCAACGGTTCAGGGAAGTCCACGCTTGCACTAACGGTAGCAGGCCATCCCAGATACGAGATAAAGACGGGCAGAATAACCTTCGACGGGGAAGATATTACAGAGCTCGGTCCGGACGAGAGGGCTAAGAGGGGAATTCTTTTGGCCTTCCAAGTCCCGCCTGAAGTTGAAGGAGTAAAGATAATCGACTTCCTCCAGCAGGTTCTAGTCGAGCTCAAAGGAATTGACCCGGTTGAGGCCTACGATTTGGTTGTCGAGAAGGGCAAAGAGCTCTGGTTTAGTGAAAAAGACCTGCACCGCTATCTCAACGTTGGCTTTTCCGGTGGTGAGAGGAAGAGGCTTGAGCTACTCCAGGCGGTTCTAATAGGGCCGAAGCTCCTCATCCTGGACGAGCCGGACAGCGGTGTTGACGTTGATTCCCTGAGTGTTATCAGCAGGAAAATAGAAGAGCTACACAAAAACGGAACCGCGATACTCCTGATAACCCACTACGGGCGGATTCTTGAGCACATAGACAAGGAGAACATCAAGGTCCACGTCATGAAGGACGGGAGGATTGTAAAGACCGGAAGTGGTGAGCTGGTTGAAAGAATAGACCGGGAAGGTTTTGGCGGTATCTTTGAGGAGGTGGGAGAATGA
- the sufB gene encoding Fe-S cluster assembly protein SufB, whose product MTETITIKDAKAIIESQIEELSKRNKEPEWMTRIRYKALEAFEKAPHRDPVISEEELLQFIAKPEVEGVPGHIESLDDLPPEMKALLDRLGISEVEQKYIAGLAVQTDTGVIYNEFLKEWAKKGLIVLPTEEAVRKYPDLVKSHFLRLFRMDESKLTAYHTAVWNGGIFLYVKEGLKVPFPLHLFFLIQESALAQAPHIIIIAEKNTEFHLIEGCTAPILLKHSLHLDMTEAYFHENAKGQLTVLQNWPEYVHTRPMTRARIGKGARFINTTVTLGSGKSNIGDPRYWVDENGYVELNGILLGQKDFYVDLGGRMYLQGKGAGGINASKAVIMDESTVITRGIIQAEAEKTKGHISCDALLLSDKATMETYPGLISKVDDAQLSHEAAIGKIREEELFYLMSRGLDEEKATQLIVKGFLEPMLKDIPMEFLVEIRKIIELAVSGGM is encoded by the coding sequence ATGACCGAAACCATAACAATCAAAGATGCCAAGGCAATAATCGAGAGCCAGATTGAAGAGCTTTCAAAGAGGAACAAAGAGCCGGAGTGGATGACCCGGATAAGGTACAAGGCACTGGAGGCCTTTGAGAAAGCCCCTCACAGGGATCCAGTTATAAGCGAGGAGGAGCTCCTCCAGTTCATAGCCAAACCCGAGGTTGAAGGTGTTCCTGGGCACATAGAGAGCCTCGACGATCTTCCCCCGGAGATGAAGGCTTTACTCGACAGGTTGGGCATTTCCGAGGTCGAGCAGAAGTACATAGCAGGATTAGCCGTTCAGACTGACACTGGAGTAATCTACAACGAGTTCCTCAAGGAGTGGGCCAAGAAGGGCCTAATCGTTCTCCCGACTGAAGAAGCTGTTAGAAAGTACCCCGACTTGGTTAAGTCTCACTTCCTCAGGCTGTTTAGGATGGATGAGAGCAAGCTGACGGCTTATCACACAGCAGTGTGGAACGGTGGAATCTTCCTCTACGTCAAGGAGGGTCTCAAGGTTCCCTTCCCGCTTCACCTGTTCTTCCTCATCCAAGAGAGCGCTTTAGCCCAGGCACCGCACATAATTATCATCGCCGAGAAGAACACCGAGTTCCACCTCATAGAGGGCTGTACCGCGCCGATTCTGCTGAAGCACTCACTCCACCTCGACATGACCGAGGCGTACTTCCACGAGAACGCAAAGGGCCAGCTCACCGTTTTGCAGAACTGGCCGGAGTACGTTCACACGAGGCCAATGACGAGGGCGAGAATCGGGAAAGGCGCGCGCTTCATCAACACCACCGTCACCCTTGGCTCCGGGAAGAGCAACATAGGGGACCCGAGGTACTGGGTTGATGAGAACGGCTACGTCGAGCTGAACGGCATTCTACTCGGCCAGAAAGACTTCTACGTTGATCTGGGCGGCAGGATGTACCTCCAGGGCAAGGGTGCGGGGGGAATAAACGCGAGCAAAGCAGTTATAATGGACGAGAGCACGGTGATAACGAGGGGAATAATCCAAGCTGAGGCTGAGAAAACCAAGGGTCATATAAGCTGCGACGCCCTTCTCTTAAGCGATAAAGCAACAATGGAAACCTACCCTGGTCTCATCAGCAAGGTCGATGATGCACAGCTCAGCCACGAAGCAGCGATAGGCAAAATCCGCGAGGAGGAGCTGTTCTACCTTATGAGCAGGGGCCTTGACGAGGAAAAAGCTACCCAGCTCATCGTCAAGGGCTTCCTAGAGCCAATGCTCAAGGACATCCCAATGGAGTTCCTCGTGGAGATAAGGAAGATAATCGAGTTAGCGGTCAGCGGGGGCATGTGA
- a CDS encoding hydrogenase maturation protease, protein MRTLILALGNELMKDDGVGLKAGRILAEKGYNVLDVGTDIFMLSAHYNGEERLIIIDAILSEKFQPGKIIHLAGKDVFEKLKGEIRSAHFIGAIDGLKLLMAMDERLAKADIHFIGVVAREIDLGMELTEEVEKALPRVVELVEELCKE, encoded by the coding sequence GTGAGGACGCTCATCCTAGCACTCGGCAACGAGCTGATGAAGGACGATGGAGTCGGACTGAAGGCCGGCAGAATACTTGCGGAGAAGGGGTACAACGTCCTCGACGTTGGCACGGACATCTTCATGCTCTCCGCCCATTACAATGGGGAGGAAAGGCTGATAATCATCGACGCGATTCTGAGTGAAAAGTTTCAGCCGGGAAAGATAATTCACCTCGCAGGTAAAGATGTCTTCGAGAAGCTGAAGGGAGAGATAAGGAGTGCCCACTTCATTGGGGCTATAGACGGACTTAAGCTCCTTATGGCCATGGATGAACGCCTCGCCAAGGCGGATATACACTTCATCGGCGTCGTTGCCAGGGAGATAGACCTCGGAATGGAGCTCACCGAGGAAGTTGAAAAGGCCCTGCCAAGGGTCGTCGAGCTGGTTGAAGAACTCTGCAAAGAATGA
- a CDS encoding type II toxin-antitoxin system VapC family toxin — translation MRELLVDSSLIVEYFKGSERAVELFESFENEDLALYITETVFSEVTYLLLGYFSKLAPRTLKGRKDKLPPEIRIVFKALRSFGFIESSQRTLSEAIELIEKYAMLPNDALILATCIEHGFALATLDEDFIEPAKKEGVELVTG, via the coding sequence ATGAGGGAATTACTGGTTGACAGCTCTCTCATTGTGGAGTACTTCAAGGGTAGCGAACGGGCGGTTGAACTCTTTGAGTCCTTTGAGAACGAAGACCTTGCTCTTTACATAACCGAAACTGTGTTTAGTGAGGTTACGTATCTGCTCCTCGGCTACTTCTCAAAACTTGCACCCAGGACCCTCAAAGGTAGAAAGGACAAGTTACCCCCTGAAATTCGGATTGTTTTCAAAGCTCTAAGGAGTTTTGGATTTATTGAATCATCGCAAAGGACGCTCTCCGAGGCAATAGAACTCATCGAGAAGTACGCCATGCTGCCCAACGACGCGCTAATTTTAGCCACCTGCATAGAACATGGCTTTGCCCTGGCAACCCTTGACGAGGATTTCATAGAGCCTGCAAAGAAAGAAGGGGTTGAACTCGTAACGGGGTGA
- the hydA gene encoding NADPH-dependent hydrogenase/sulfhydrogenase 1 subunit alpha: MKNLYLPITVDHIARVEGKGGVEIVVGDDSVKEVKLNIIEGPRFFEAITVGKKLDEALAVYPRICSFCSAAHKLTAVEAAEKAIGFTPREEIQALREVLYIGDMIESHALHLYLLVLPDYLGYSNPLKMVDEYKKEIGIALELKNLGSWMMDELGSRAIHQENAVLGGFGKLPDKATLELMKKRLSEALPKAEYTFELFAKLEQYEEVEGPIIHMAVKPRGDVYGIYGDAISVSDGFEFPSEDYKKYMVERVVEHSFAKHSFYREKPFMTGAISRVVNHADKLYGRAKELYESHRDLLRPTNPFANNLAQALELVYFIERGVDLIDEALAKWPVRPRDEVEIRDGFGVSTTEAPRGILVYALEVKDGRVAYADIITPTAFNLAMMEVHVRMMAEKHYNEPERLKYLTEMVVRAYDPCISCSVHVAKL; encoded by the coding sequence ATGAAGAACCTCTACCTTCCCATCACCGTTGATCACATAGCGCGTGTTGAGGGCAAGGGCGGCGTTGAGATAGTCGTTGGAGACGATAGTGTCAAGGAAGTCAAGCTCAACATCATAGAGGGTCCGAGGTTCTTTGAGGCCATAACGGTTGGCAAGAAGCTCGACGAGGCTCTGGCGGTTTACCCAAGGATATGCTCATTCTGTTCTGCCGCGCATAAACTCACCGCGGTTGAAGCCGCTGAGAAGGCGATAGGCTTCACCCCGCGCGAGGAAATCCAGGCCCTCAGGGAGGTTCTCTACATCGGAGACATGATAGAGAGCCACGCGCTCCATCTGTACCTCCTGGTTTTGCCTGACTACCTCGGCTACTCCAACCCGCTCAAGATGGTGGACGAGTACAAGAAGGAGATCGGCATAGCCCTGGAGCTTAAGAACCTCGGAAGCTGGATGATGGACGAGCTTGGAAGCAGGGCGATACATCAAGAGAACGCGGTACTCGGAGGCTTTGGAAAACTTCCGGACAAGGCCACCCTTGAGCTCATGAAGAAGCGCCTCAGCGAGGCACTCCCTAAGGCCGAGTACACCTTCGAGCTCTTCGCAAAGCTTGAGCAGTACGAGGAGGTTGAAGGGCCGATAATCCACATGGCTGTGAAGCCGAGGGGGGACGTCTACGGCATATACGGCGACGCCATAAGCGTCAGCGACGGCTTCGAGTTCCCGAGCGAGGACTACAAGAAGTACATGGTTGAGCGCGTTGTGGAGCACAGCTTCGCCAAACACTCTTTCTATCGCGAGAAGCCTTTCATGACGGGAGCCATATCGCGCGTCGTCAATCATGCGGATAAGCTCTACGGAAGGGCGAAAGAGCTCTACGAGAGCCACAGGGATCTGCTCAGGCCAACCAACCCCTTCGCCAACAACCTGGCTCAGGCCCTTGAGCTGGTCTACTTCATCGAGCGTGGCGTAGACCTCATAGACGAGGCCCTCGCGAAGTGGCCGGTAAGACCGAGGGACGAGGTCGAGATAAGGGACGGCTTCGGCGTCAGCACGACCGAGGCGCCGCGCGGAATCCTCGTCTATGCCCTCGAGGTCAAGGACGGAAGAGTAGCTTACGCTGACATCATAACTCCCACAGCGTTTAACCTCGCCATGATGGAGGTCCACGTCAGGATGATGGCGGAGAAGCACTACAACGAGCCAGAGAGGCTCAAGTACCTCACCGAGATGGTGGTAAGGGCCTACGACCCGTGCATCTCCTGTTCGGTGCACGTTGCTAAGCTTTGA
- the hydD gene encoding NADPH-dependent hydrogenase/sulfhydrogenase 1 subunit delta, whose product MEGKVRIGFYALTSCYGCQLQLAMMDELLQLLPHAEIVCWFMLERDSYEDEPVDIAFIEGSVSTEEEVELVRKIRENAKIVVAVGSCAVHGGVQSWEKDKSLEELWKTVYGDGKVKFEPKMAEPVENYIKVDYRIYGCPPEKRDFLYALGTFLVGSWPEDIDYPVCVECRLKGHPCILIEKGEPCLGPITRAGCDARCPGFGVACIGCRGAIGYDVAWFDSLARTFKEKGISKEEILQRMKMFNAHNPKLEEMVEKIFQGVEE is encoded by the coding sequence ATGGAAGGAAAGGTCAGGATTGGATTTTACGCCCTCACCTCATGCTACGGCTGCCAGCTCCAGTTAGCTATGATGGACGAGCTCCTTCAGCTGCTTCCGCACGCGGAAATCGTCTGCTGGTTCATGCTTGAGCGCGACAGCTACGAGGACGAGCCTGTAGATATTGCCTTCATCGAGGGGAGCGTCTCCACCGAGGAGGAGGTCGAGCTCGTCAGGAAAATACGCGAGAACGCGAAAATCGTTGTGGCCGTTGGCTCCTGTGCAGTCCACGGCGGTGTGCAGAGCTGGGAGAAAGACAAGAGCCTCGAGGAGCTCTGGAAGACCGTCTACGGCGATGGGAAGGTCAAGTTCGAGCCGAAGATGGCCGAGCCGGTGGAGAACTACATCAAGGTGGACTACCGCATCTACGGTTGCCCTCCTGAAAAGCGGGACTTCCTCTACGCGCTCGGCACGTTCCTTGTCGGCTCGTGGCCGGAGGACATAGACTACCCTGTCTGCGTCGAGTGCAGGCTGAAGGGACACCCGTGCATACTCATCGAGAAGGGCGAGCCGTGCCTTGGGCCAATAACAAGGGCCGGCTGCGATGCGAGGTGCCCAGGCTTCGGAGTGGCGTGCATCGGTTGCAGGGGAGCTATAGGCTACGACGTTGCCTGGTTCGACTCACTCGCCAGGACGTTCAAGGAGAAGGGAATCAGCAAGGAGGAGATACTCCAGCGCATGAAGATGTTCAACGCCCACAACCCGAAGCTCGAGGAAATGGTTGAGAAGATATTCCAGGGGGTGGAAGAATGA